The Oncorhynchus clarkii lewisi isolate Uvic-CL-2024 unplaced genomic scaffold, UVic_Ocla_1.0 unplaced_contig_2377_pilon_pilon, whole genome shotgun sequence genome window below encodes:
- the LOC139405434 gene encoding receptor-interacting serine/threonine-protein kinase 3-like: protein MQMALPLPSSPPLDLIGNDSLQDWEVIGGGGFGQIHKARHIKWRFDVAIKLLHYDDGSSTSLLKEVKNMQKGGSPHVVRILGVYQGCPPSPGRGLSTQLGIVMELLNIGSLATLQASLSGPPPWPLAFRLAHQIALGINFLHNLPQPLLHRDLKPNNVLLDDNLNAKLTDFGLAEVSHSVLEMSREEPGKEGGTLSYMPPEAFESSYEPTRATDIYSYGILLWSIFTGKVPYYADNPHLQSSMVRFRVPLGDRPPLEAVDRDQAGGLGEMVDLMVNCWDQQPSNRPHFLDCLTVTERTYERHKQSINDVVHQVLLKLEEERMRRQEEERMRRQEEERMRRLEEEERDRQEDERMRRQEEEEERERQKTGLAHLRIVLVGKTGAGKSATGNTILGGEGFKEDSSPESVTAQCEKQSGEVDGRKMDVIDTPGHFDTSVTVEEMKGELERCFYMSVPGPHVFLLVIRLGRFTEEERNTVKWIQDNFGEEASKYTMVLFTGGDQLRKKSVEQFVGESVNLQDLISKCGGGYHSVINDSDSSANPDQVPELLKKIEEMVKRNGGQHYTNEVYQKVQRKIEEEEERKKKEEEMKKQEEAIRKREEEVRREEEIKREEELRKIEEERQEERRKAEEETRKMEEERQEERRKMEEERRKIEEERGKMENERGKMEKKRRKRSRRNWFERLLNL from the exons ATGCAG ATGGCGTTGCCGCTGCCCAGCAGCCCGCCTCTGGACTTGATCGGTAATGACAGCCTGCAGGACTGGGAAGTGATTGGTGGAGGGGGATTCGGACAGATCCACAAGGCCAGGCATATAAAGTGGAGGTTTGATGTGGCCATCAAGTTGCTGCATTATGATGATGG CTCTAGCACTTCCCTGCTTAAGGAGGTAAAGAATATGCAGAAGGGAGGGAGCCCCCATGTGGTGAGGATTCTGGGGGTGTACCAGGGGTGCCCTCCCTCTCCAGGTAGAGGCCTCTCCACCCAGCTGGGTATTGTGATGGAGTTATTGAACATAGGCTCCCTGGCCACCCTCCAGGCCAGCCTCTCTGGCCCCCCACCCTGGCCCCTGGCCTTCCGCCTGGCCCACCAGATCGCTCTGGGAATTAACTTCCTTCACAACCTTCCTCAGCCACTTCTGCATCGCGACCTGAAGCCCAATAACGTGCTGCTGGATGACAACCTTAATGCAAAG cttacAGATTTTGGCCTTGCTGAAGTCTCCCATAGTGTTTTGGAGATGTCCAGAGAAGAGCCCGGGAAGGAAGGAGGCACTCTAAGCTACATGCCCCCTGAGGCTTTTGAATCATCGTATGAACCAACTCGAGCCACTGATATCTAcag TTACGGCATACTGCTGTGGTCCATCTTCACTGGAAAAGTGCCCTATTATGCAGATAACCCTC ATCTCCAGTCCAGTATGGTGAGGTTCCGGGTCCCATTGGGCGACAGGCCTCCTCTGGAGGCAGTGGACAGGGACCAGGCTGGTGGGCTGGGGGAGATGGTGGACCTCATGGTGAATTGCTGGGACCAACAGCCTTCTAATAGACCCCATTTCCTGG ATTGCCTCACTGTGACAGAGAGAACATATGAGAGGCACAAGCAATCAATAAACGACGTTGTCCATCAAGTGCTCCTCAAACTG gaggaggagaggatgagaagacaggaggaggagaggatgagaagacaggaggaggagaggatgaggagactggaggaagaggagagagatagacaggaggatgagaggatgaggagacaggaggaggaggaggagagagagagacaga AAACTGGTCTAGCTCATCTGAGGATAGTTCTGGTGGGGAagactggagcagggaagagCGCAACAGGAAACACCATCCTGGGTGGGGAGGGGTTTAAAGAAGACTCCTCCCCTGAGTCTGTGACTGCTCAGTGTGAGAAACAGAGTGGGGAGGTGGATGGGAGGAAGATGGATGTGATTGACACGCCGGGACACTTTGACACGTCAGTGACTGTAGAGGAAATGAAAGGTGAACTAGAACGGTGCTTCTACATGTCAGTCCCAGGACCCCACGTGTTCCTGCTGGTGATCAGACTGGGGAGgttcacagaggaggagaggaacactgtGAAGTGGATCCAGGACAACTTTGGAGAAGAAGCCTCAAAGTACACCATGGTGCTGTTCACTGGAGGAGACCAGCTGAGAAAAAAATCTGTTGAGCAGTTTGTAGGAGAAAGTGTTAACCTCCAGGATCTCATCAGCAAATGTGGAGGTGGATATCACTCTGTCATCAATGACAGTGACAGTAGCGCCAACCCTGACCAAGTCCCAGAGCTGCTGAAGAAGATAGAGGAGATGGTGAAGAGGAACGGAGGACAACACTACACCAACGAGGTGTACCAGAAGGTCCAGAGGAAGatcgaagaggaggaggagaggaagaaaaaagAGGAAGAAATGAAGAAACAAGAGGAGGCGATCAGGAAGCgggaagaggaggtgaggagagaggaggaaataaagagagaggaggagttgaggaagatagaagaggagagacaggaggagaggaggaaggcggaagaggagacgaggaagatggaagaggagagacaggaggagaggaggaagatggaagaggagaggaggaagattgaagaggagagggggaagatggaaaatgagagggggaagatggaaaagaagaggaggaagaggagcaggagaaATTGGTTCGAACGGCTTTTAAACCTTTAA